Proteins encoded together in one Argiope bruennichi chromosome 1, qqArgBrue1.1, whole genome shotgun sequence window:
- the LOC129978651 gene encoding acidic leucine-rich nuclear phosphoprotein 32 family member B-like: MEKRIELEKRGRNPAVIKELNLDNCRSTSIVGLTDEFVNLESLSLINVGLISLKGFPKLPNLKKLELSDNRISGGLNWLHDSPKLTHLNLSGNKIKDIETLKPLQAFKNLKNLDLFNCEVTNVDNYREEVFGLISSLKYLDGYDRDDKEAEDSEVDDDDGNEEDDDENDAHEDGDSEDEEEDEGEDEQDDDEANADEEDEDDLDDEDADEEEDSEGNDLNVDEDDEEESPRGQKRKRDADDGDED; this comes from the exons ATGGAGAAACGGATTGAGCTTGAAAAGCGTGGAAGGAACCCTGCAGTG ataaaagaaCTAAACTTGGACAATTGTCGAAGTACGTCAATTGTTGGTCTAACTGATGAGTTTGTAAATTTGGAGTCCCTGAGCCTTATTAATGTTGGGCTCATCAGCCTCAAAGGTTTTCCCAAACTGCCAAATCTAAAAAAG TTGGAACTAAGTGATAACAGGATCTCTGGTGGTTTGAATTGGTTACATGACAGCCCAAAACTTACACATCTTAACCTcagtggaaataaaataaaagacattgaAACATTAAAACCATTG caagcatttaaaaacttaaaaaatttggaTTTGTTCAACTGTGAAGTCACAAATGTAGATAACTATAGAGAAGAAGTCTTTGGACTTATATCTAGTTTAAAGTACCTGGATGGATATGACAGAGATGATAAAGAAGCGGAAGATTCAGAAGTAGACGATGATGATG gaaatgaagaagatgatgatgaaaatgatGCTCATGAAGATGGGGACAGTGAAGATGAAGAGGAGGATGAAGGCGAAg atgAGCAAGATGATGATGAAGCAAATGCAGACGAGGAAGATGAAGACGATTTAGATGATGAGGATGCAGATGAAGAA gaGGACAGTGAAGGAAATGATTTAAATGTTGATGAGGATGATGAAGAAGAaa gtccACGAGGTCAAAAGCGGAAAAGGGATGCAGATGATGGAGATGAAGATTGA